One genomic segment of Papaver somniferum cultivar HN1 unplaced genomic scaffold, ASM357369v1 unplaced-scaffold_6, whole genome shotgun sequence includes these proteins:
- the LOC113343452 gene encoding UNC93-like protein 3 isoform X2, giving the protein MDCVNLGDVEAPLIPGNTTQNYTKDVHILSCAFLLIFLAYGAAQNLQSTVNTEQNLGTTSLGISYVSFTFFSLFSSTTVRLLGSKNALILGTTGYWLYVAANLTPSWYSMGPAAIYLGFCASIIWVGQGTYLTSAARSHANDSQLHEGTVIGNFNGEFFGMFASRQFFGNFLTLALLRDGMEGKTSGTTFLFVVFLGSMTFGIILMFFLHERDDDGRNLKAQKSSLSIKVTAPLLDLRMLLIIPLIAYSGLQQAFVWAEFTKEVVKPALGVSGVGGAMAVYGAFDAICSLITGRLTSGLSSIAVITPCGAFVQLIVLLWILLSYSATSGVLGYVYPLLMAAMLGIGDAVFNTQLNALLGILFKDDTRGAFAQLKVWQSAAIAIVFFLSPLITLDAMLIIMITALFFGMACFFFLALHLDKTVSSQVLLS; this is encoded by the exons ATGGATTGTGTAAATTTAGGGGATGTAGAAGCACCTCTGATTCCTGGGAATACAACTCAAAATTATACCAAAGATGTCCATATACTGAGCTGTGCTTTCTTGTTAATATTTTTGGCTTACGGTGCTGCTCAGAATCTGCAGAGTACTGTCAATACT GAGCAAAATTTGGGTACTACCTCACTGGGAATTTCATATGTATCCTTCACTTTTTTCTCTCTATTTTCTTCAACAACAGTTCGGTTGTTGGGTTCGAAGAATGCTTTGATTTTAGGCACAACTGGATATTGGTTATATGTAGCTGCGAATCTGACACCATCTTG GTATTCGATGGGACCTGCTGCTATATATCTTGGTTTTTGTGCTTCAATTATTTGGGTTGGACAG GGAACATATCTTACTTCCGCTGCGAGAAGCCATGCCAATGATTCCCAGTTACATGAAGGAACGGTCATTGGGAACTTCAATGGAGAATTCTTTGGAATGTTTGCAAGTCGACAG TTCTTTGGAAATTTTCTAACACTAGCTTTGTTGAGAGATGGAATG GAAGGAAAAACTAGTGGAACGACATTTTTGTTTGTGGTCTTCCTTGGAAGCATGACCTTCGGAATCATACTAATGTTCTTCTTGCATGAACGAGATGATGATGGGCGAAATCTCAAAGCACAAAAATCTTCTCTCAGTATAAAAGTTACTGCTCCTTTATTGGACCTGCGAATGCTGCTAATTATCCCACTTATCGCATATTCAGGCTTACAGCAAGCATTTGTGTG GGCGGAGTTCACCAAGGAAGTAGTTAAGCCAGCACTTGGGGTGTCAGGTGTGGGTGGTGCAATGGCAGTGTATGGGGCTTTTGATGCAATT TGTTCATTGATAACTGGGCGACTCACCTCAGGTCTCTCTTCAATTGCTGTCATTACTCCTTGCGGAGCTTTTGTTCAGCTTATTGTACTTCTATGGATTTTGCTGAGTTACAG TGCAACTAGCGGTGTTCTTGGTTATGTCTACCCTCTTTTGATGGCAGCTATGTTAGGTATTGGAGACGCAGTATTCAATACACAACTAAATGCGTTGCTTGGAATCCTTTTCAAAGATGACACG CGAGGTGCATTTGCTCAACTCAAGGTTTGGCAAAGCGCAGCAATTGCAATTGTGTTCTTTCTGAGTCCGCTCATCACATTGGACGCGATGTTAATAATAATGATCACTGCTCTATTCTTCGGAATGGCTTGTTTTTTCTTTCTAGCTCTGCACTTAGACAAAACTGTCTCTTCTCAAGTTCTCCTATCTTAA
- the LOC113343452 gene encoding UNC93-like protein 3 isoform X1: MGVTGWRHKETLENIMDCVNLGDVEAPLIPGNTTQNYTKDVHILSCAFLLIFLAYGAAQNLQSTVNTEQNLGTTSLGISYVSFTFFSLFSSTTVRLLGSKNALILGTTGYWLYVAANLTPSWYSMGPAAIYLGFCASIIWVGQGTYLTSAARSHANDSQLHEGTVIGNFNGEFFGMFASRQFFGNFLTLALLRDGMEGKTSGTTFLFVVFLGSMTFGIILMFFLHERDDDGRNLKAQKSSLSIKVTAPLLDLRMLLIIPLIAYSGLQQAFVWAEFTKEVVKPALGVSGVGGAMAVYGAFDAICSLITGRLTSGLSSIAVITPCGAFVQLIVLLWILLSYSATSGVLGYVYPLLMAAMLGIGDAVFNTQLNALLGILFKDDTRGAFAQLKVWQSAAIAIVFFLSPLITLDAMLIIMITALFFGMACFFFLALHLDKTVSSQVLLS, from the exons ATG GGTGTAACTGGTTGGAGGCATAAAGAGACACTTGAAAATATCATGGATTGTGTAAATTTAGGGGATGTAGAAGCACCTCTGATTCCTGGGAATACAACTCAAAATTATACCAAAGATGTCCATATACTGAGCTGTGCTTTCTTGTTAATATTTTTGGCTTACGGTGCTGCTCAGAATCTGCAGAGTACTGTCAATACT GAGCAAAATTTGGGTACTACCTCACTGGGAATTTCATATGTATCCTTCACTTTTTTCTCTCTATTTTCTTCAACAACAGTTCGGTTGTTGGGTTCGAAGAATGCTTTGATTTTAGGCACAACTGGATATTGGTTATATGTAGCTGCGAATCTGACACCATCTTG GTATTCGATGGGACCTGCTGCTATATATCTTGGTTTTTGTGCTTCAATTATTTGGGTTGGACAG GGAACATATCTTACTTCCGCTGCGAGAAGCCATGCCAATGATTCCCAGTTACATGAAGGAACGGTCATTGGGAACTTCAATGGAGAATTCTTTGGAATGTTTGCAAGTCGACAG TTCTTTGGAAATTTTCTAACACTAGCTTTGTTGAGAGATGGAATG GAAGGAAAAACTAGTGGAACGACATTTTTGTTTGTGGTCTTCCTTGGAAGCATGACCTTCGGAATCATACTAATGTTCTTCTTGCATGAACGAGATGATGATGGGCGAAATCTCAAAGCACAAAAATCTTCTCTCAGTATAAAAGTTACTGCTCCTTTATTGGACCTGCGAATGCTGCTAATTATCCCACTTATCGCATATTCAGGCTTACAGCAAGCATTTGTGTG GGCGGAGTTCACCAAGGAAGTAGTTAAGCCAGCACTTGGGGTGTCAGGTGTGGGTGGTGCAATGGCAGTGTATGGGGCTTTTGATGCAATT TGTTCATTGATAACTGGGCGACTCACCTCAGGTCTCTCTTCAATTGCTGTCATTACTCCTTGCGGAGCTTTTGTTCAGCTTATTGTACTTCTATGGATTTTGCTGAGTTACAG TGCAACTAGCGGTGTTCTTGGTTATGTCTACCCTCTTTTGATGGCAGCTATGTTAGGTATTGGAGACGCAGTATTCAATACACAACTAAATGCGTTGCTTGGAATCCTTTTCAAAGATGACACG CGAGGTGCATTTGCTCAACTCAAGGTTTGGCAAAGCGCAGCAATTGCAATTGTGTTCTTTCTGAGTCCGCTCATCACATTGGACGCGATGTTAATAATAATGATCACTGCTCTATTCTTCGGAATGGCTTGTTTTTTCTTTCTAGCTCTGCACTTAGACAAAACTGTCTCTTCTCAAGTTCTCCTATCTTAA
- the LOC113343453 gene encoding histone H2B.9-like encodes MAPKAEKKPSTTEEDQQQEEKKSSSPAPSPAENKPAKAEKRLPAVTKEGSGLIEKKKKKMKKSNETYKIYIFKVLKQVHPDIGISSKAMGIMNSFINDIFEKLAQESSRLARYNKKPTITSREIQTSVRLVLPGELAKHAVSEGTKAVTKFTSS; translated from the coding sequence ATGGCACCGAAGGCAGAGAAAAAACCATCAAcaacagaagaagatcaacaacaagaagagaagaaatcATCATCACCAGCACCATCACCAGCAGAAAACAAACCTGCCAAAGCAGAGAAACGCTTACCAGCAGTAACAAAAGAAGGATCTGGTCTGAtcgagaaaaagaagaaaaaaatgaagaaaagcaATGAAACATACAAGATCTACATATTCAAGGTTCTGAAACAAGTGCATCCAGATATTGGGATCTCAAGTAAAGCAATGGGAATAATGAATAGTTTCATAAATGACATTTTTGAGAAATTAGCCCAAGAATCATCAAGATTGGCTAGGTATAATAAGAAACCTACAATTACGTCGAGGGAGATCCAGACATCAGTTCGGCTCGTTCTTCCGGGAGAGTTGGCGAAACACGCTGTTTCTGAGGGTACCAAAGCTGTTACCAAATTTACTAGCTCTTGA